The Polaromonas sp. SP1 DNA window AAGTTGCCCAGCGACTTGGACATCTTTTCGTTGTCCACCCGCACAAAACCGTTGTGCACCCAGAAATTGGCCAGCGGCTTGCCGTTGGCGCCTTCGCTCTGGGCGATCTCGTTTTCGTGGTGCGGAAACTGCAGGTCGGCGCCGCCGCCGTGGATATCGAAAGTCTCGCCCAGCGTCTGGCAGCTCATGGCCGAGCATTCGATGTGCCAGCCCGGCCGTCCGGGGCCGTAGCGGCTGTCCCACTTGGCGTCGTCGGGCTCGGTGGGCTTGGCGCTTTTCCAGAGCACGAAGTCCAGCGGGTCGTCCTTGCCGTCCAGCACCGCCACGCGTTCGCCGGCGCGCAGCTCGTCCAGGGATTTGCCGGAGAGCTTGCCGTAGCCGGGAAACTTGCGCACCGCGTAATTCATGTCGCCGGTGGAGCCCTTGTAGGCCAGGCCTTTTTCTTCCAGGGTGGCGATCATGCCCAGCATCTGCGGCACGTATTCGGTGGCGCGCGGCTCCAGCGACGGCGGCTCGATGCCCAGCGCGCCGATGTCCTGGTGCATGGCCACGATCATCTCGTCCGTCAGCTGGCGGATGGTGATGCCGCGCTCGACCGCCCGCTTGATGATCTTGTCGTCGATGTCGGTGATGTTGCGCACGTAGGTCACGCGCAGGCCGCTGGCCTTGAGCCAGCGCTGGACCACGTCGAACGCCATCATCATGCGCGCATGGCCGATGTGGCACAGGTCGTAAATCGTCATCCCGCACACATACATGCGCACGTGGCCGGGCTCCAGGGGGGAAAATTCTTCCACTGCACGCGACAGCGTGTTGTAAATGCGAAGGCTCATGAAAATTGTGGCGGCGGGGGCCCGGCGTCGGCCGGCACCCGACTATCGGTCAGGCTGGGTCTGGGGGTCTGGGTAACAGGGAAGCTCGGGAAGCTGGAGGGGAGCGAAGGAAGGTTATCTCACGGACACCTCAGGCGGGCAAGGGCCATTCGGCGTACGCGCAAAAACGTGGCGTAAAAACGAAAACTGCGAAATCCCGGGGGTCTTGAACTATACCCCCTCAGCTACAATCAGGCAGTATATCCAGCCCGTCGGGCGGCGTTGGGCCGGCCTTTACGCCCCCTCAAAAACCGGCTGTTTATAGGGATTTCCACCCAAAAGCCGCCAAACGGCCCTGAGGGGTTTCAAAACAACAGCGAGTGTCTTATGCCCACGCAAAACTTCTTTACCCGCAAACCCCTGTCCGCAGCCCTGCGCATGCTGGTCGTGGCGGCCGCCCTGTCGGTGTCCGCAGCGCATGCCGACGACTACGCCGACGTCAGCCGCCTGATGCGCGCCGGCCAGTTTGCTGAAGCGATGACCAAGGTGGACCAATACCTCGCCAGCAAACCCCGCGACCCGCAAATGCGTTTCTTCAAGGGCGTGATCCAGACCGAAACCGGCAAGACCAACGACGCGATCGCCACCTTTACCAAGATCACCGAAGACTACCCCGAGCTGCCGGAGCCTTACAACAACATGGCCGTGCTCTACGCCGGCCAGAGCCAGTTCGACAAGGCCCGCGCCGCGCTTGAAATGGCGATTCGCACCAACCCGAGCTATGCCACCGCGCACGAAAACCTGGGCGACGTCTATGCGCGCCTGGCCAGCCAGGCCTACAGCAAGGCGCTGCAACTGGACGGCGCCAACCCGGCCGTGCCGCCCAAGCTGGCCCTGATCCGCACCCTCTTCTCGGCTGACGCCAAGGCCCAGCCGCAAGCCCAACCCCAGGCCCAGGCCAAACCCGCTACCGGCGCCCAGGCGTCCGGCCAGGTCACCGCCGCGGCGCCTGCGGCCGCACCGGCAGCCAAACCTGCCGCACCCGCTGCGGCAACGCCCGCCGCCGCGCCTGCTGCTGCGGCAACGCCCGCAGCACCTGCCGCCGCATCCGGCGCCGACAAGGAAGTTGAAGCGGCCGTGCGTAACTGGGCACAGGCATGGGCCGGCAAAGACATGAGCGGCTACCTCGCCAGTTACGGCCAGAACTTCGACCCGCCCGGCAACCAGGCCCGCAAGGCCTGGGAAGAAGACCGCCGCGCACGCATCGTCGGCAAAAACAGCATCAGCGTGAAGCTCTCCAACATGACCGTCTCGGTGACGGGCGCCAAAGCCGTCGCCAAATTCAAGCAGGACTACAGCGCAGACTCGCTGAATATCTCCAGCCGCAAAACGCTGGAGCTGGCCAAGGTGGGTGATCGCTGGGTCATCGTCAAGGAATCCACAGGCGGTTGATCGCCGGCGGCCGACCTGACCCAAGTGTTCCGTTCCAGCCTGTCTTTGTCCGTAGTAGCCGGCCGATTTTCCGTGGAAACCCGCATGAAAAAGGCGGTCTCAACGTTTTGCTTGATGGCGCCATGCCTGCTGCTGGCGCTTTCGCCTGCGCACGCTGAAAAACGCGCCCGCACAGCGTCGAACAAGGAAGCCGCGCGCCCGCCCGCCCAGCGCGAAGCGCGCGACGGCGAAGCCGAAGCCCGCCTCATTGACATCTACAAACTGATCGGCCAGGCCAGGCCGCGCGAGGCGCTGCAAAAGGCCGAGGGCCTCGTCAAGGACCACCCCAACTTCCAGCTGGCGCAACTCGTCTATGGCGACTTGCTGTCGGGCTTTGCACGCCCTGTGCGCACGATGGGCGATATCCCTCCAGACACGGCCTCCAGGGCCGCGGCGCCCTTGCTGGCCGAACTGCGGCAGGAGTCCCAGCTGCGCCTGCGCGCGCTGCGCGAACGCCCGGCGCCCGGCACGGTTCCCTCGCAGTTCCTGGCGCTGTCGCCGCGCAACAAGCATGCGATTGCGATCGACGCTTCCCGCTCGCGCCTGTACCTGTTTGAAAACACCGCCACCGGCCTCAAGCTGGTGGCCGACTACTACATCTCGGTCGGCAAGTCGGGTATCGAAAAATCCGTCGAAGGCGACCTGCGCACGCCGGTCGGTGTGTACTTCATCACCAGCAACCTGAACCCCAAGTCGCTGCGCGACTTCTACGGCTCGGGGGCCCTGCCCATCAACTACCCCAACCAGCTCGATGTCAAACGCGGCAAGACCGGCGGCGGCATCTGGCTGCACGGCACGCCGCCGGCGCAGTTCTCGCGGGCGCCGCTGTCCACCGACGGTTGCGTGGTGCTGGCCAACCCCGACCTCGAACGCATCATCCGCACGGTCGAGGTGCGCAGCACACCCGTGGTCATCGCGCACAGCCTCAAGTGGGTGGCGCCGCAGTCGCTCAGCGCCGACAGCAAGTCTTTCGAGAACGTGCTGCAAAGCTGGCACAGCGCCAAAACCAGCGGCGACATGGCCAAACTCACCGCCTGGTACGCACCCGACTTCACCAGCTACGGCAAGACCCTGGCCGAATGGACGCCGGCCCTGCAAACCGAGCTCAAGCAGCTGGGCGGGCGCGACATCC harbors:
- a CDS encoding L,D-transpeptidase family protein, whose translation is MKKAVSTFCLMAPCLLLALSPAHAEKRARTASNKEAARPPAQREARDGEAEARLIDIYKLIGQARPREALQKAEGLVKDHPNFQLAQLVYGDLLSGFARPVRTMGDIPPDTASRAAAPLLAELRQESQLRLRALRERPAPGTVPSQFLALSPRNKHAIAIDASRSRLYLFENTATGLKLVADYYISVGKSGIEKSVEGDLRTPVGVYFITSNLNPKSLRDFYGSGALPINYPNQLDVKRGKTGGGIWLHGTPPAQFSRAPLSTDGCVVLANPDLERIIRTVEVRSTPVVIAHSLKWVAPQSLSADSKSFENVLQSWHSAKTSGDMAKLTAWYAPDFTSYGKTLAEWTPALQTELKQLGGRDIQLKDVSYLRWTDSTDTMVVTFGELVKGAKTGRTKRQYWVRQGSQWKIFFEGTI
- a CDS encoding tetratricopeptide repeat protein; translated protein: MPTQNFFTRKPLSAALRMLVVAAALSVSAAHADDYADVSRLMRAGQFAEAMTKVDQYLASKPRDPQMRFFKGVIQTETGKTNDAIATFTKITEDYPELPEPYNNMAVLYAGQSQFDKARAALEMAIRTNPSYATAHENLGDVYARLASQAYSKALQLDGANPAVPPKLALIRTLFSADAKAQPQAQPQAQAKPATGAQASGQVTAAAPAAAPAAKPAAPAAATPAAAPAAAATPAAPAAASGADKEVEAAVRNWAQAWAGKDMSGYLASYGQNFDPPGNQARKAWEEDRRARIVGKNSISVKLSNMTVSVTGAKAVAKFKQDYSADSLNISSRKTLELAKVGDRWVIVKESTGG
- the cysS gene encoding cysteine--tRNA ligase — encoded protein: MSLRIYNTLSRAVEEFSPLEPGHVRMYVCGMTIYDLCHIGHARMMMAFDVVQRWLKASGLRVTYVRNITDIDDKIIKRAVERGITIRQLTDEMIVAMHQDIGALGIEPPSLEPRATEYVPQMLGMIATLEEKGLAYKGSTGDMNYAVRKFPGYGKLSGKSLDELRAGERVAVLDGKDDPLDFVLWKSAKPTEPDDAKWDSRYGPGRPGWHIECSAMSCQTLGETFDIHGGGADLQFPHHENEIAQSEGANGKPLANFWVHNGFVRVDNEKMSKSLGNFFTIREVLAKYDAETVRFFIVRAHYRSALNYSDAHLDDARNSLKRLYTALAGVTPEAVAIDWSSPFAARFKAAMDEDFGTPEAVAVLFELAGEVNKTRSASLAGLLKSLGGCLGLLQGDPGAYLQAGAGLDESSIQGLIAERAAAKAAKNFAEADRIRQDLLAKGIVLKDSPTGTTWEAQS